One region of Wyeomyia smithii strain HCP4-BCI-WySm-NY-G18 chromosome 3, ASM2978416v1, whole genome shotgun sequence genomic DNA includes:
- the LOC129732503 gene encoding snRNA-activating protein complex subunit 3, whose amino-acid sequence MEKIYKPKTNKLINVKQALDDFRQEIFPTAWSGIPATEDDTRMAINFHGTEKQFKDILHAVDLEQHLSSDKDPRKIPFHPTKIQNVQKPIDVSDKAYRFNCVQNALKITGKVRKNLDSKIRYNKHKYTIPGNQELSDLEPFSEMVLEVRFYEPFKYKPGVRLGHPKFHQEFYVLGSQFLSELRDKIYCQCDMGPFFDISENPQVDIQEKDDLRSNSGFFFIHDTFYNDFRNPMNLDYSEAIRNWADRQKHVGELKKGSMQETKFEHLVFRLGYPQVYQHHGNCEHIFVISDCRLLAPSDILERRRYPVLNSYAFPRSIPCNICGHCEANYIVKNSDQHIFDPAYVCQVCFQSYHYKNSIKIGQFEAFRFLGTKIAVKEDDEIDGRI is encoded by the exons atggaaaaaatatacaaacCAAAGACTAATAAACTTATAAACGTAAAACAGGCGCTCGATGATTTTCGTCAAGAAATCTTTCCGACTGCTTGGAGTGGCATTCCGGCTACAGAAGATGATACTCGAATGGCCATTAATTTTCATGGAACGGAGAAGCAGTTTAAAGACATTTTACATGCCGTCGATTTAGAACAGCACTTGTCTAGTGACAAGGATCCTAGAAAAATTCCGTTTCATCCAACTAAAATACAAAACGTCCAGAAACCGATAGATGTGTCTGATAAAGCATATCGTTTTAACTGCGTTCAAAATGCTTTGAAGATAACtggaaaagtgagaaaaaatcTGGATTCAAAAATTCGATACAATAAACACAAGTATACGATACCTGGCAATCAGGAACTATCCGACTTAGAACCTTTTTCTGAAATGGTGTTGGAGGTGAGATTCTATGAACCATTCAAATACAAACCAGGAGTACGATTGGGtcaccccaaatttcaccaagAATTTTACGTCCTCGGGTCGCAATTTCTCAGTGAACTGCGTGACAAAATATATTGTCAATGTGACATGGGCCCGTTCTTTGACATCAGCGAAAACCCACAAGTGGACATACAAGAAAAAGACGATCTACGTTCAAATTCGGGTTTCTTTTTTATACATGATACTTTCTACAACGATTTCAGGAATCCCATGAATCTAGATTATTCAGAGGCTATTAGAAATTGGGCTGATAGACAAAAACACGTTGGTGAACTGAAAAAAGGTTCAATGCAGGAAACTAAATTTGAACATCTTGTTTTCCGTCTTGGATATCCGCag GTGTATCAACATCATGGAAATtgcgaacatatatttgtaattTCTGATTGTCGCCTACTTGCACCTTCCGATATATTAGAGCGAAGGCGATATCCAGTTCTGAATTCCTATGCCTTCCCTCGATCTATTCCATGCAATATATGCGGCCACTGCGAGGCGAATTATATAGTGAAAAACAGCGATCAGCACATTTTCGACCCCGCCTATGTCTGTCAGGTGTGCTTCCAGTCATATCATTACAAAAACAGTATTAAAATTGGACAGTTTGAAGCCTTTCGATTTTTGGGTACTAAAATTGCTGTAAAGGAAGACGACGAAATAGATGGACgtatataa